One genomic segment of Pseudorca crassidens isolate mPseCra1 chromosome X, mPseCra1.hap1, whole genome shotgun sequence includes these proteins:
- the FRMD7 gene encoding LOW QUALITY PROTEIN: FERM domain-containing protein 7 (The sequence of the model RefSeq protein was modified relative to this genomic sequence to represent the inferred CDS: substituted 2 bases at 2 genomic stop codons) — protein sequence MFEQKSSGKVLFNLSCSHLNLAEKEYFGLEFCSHSGNNVWLELLKSITKQVKNPKEVVFKFMVKFFPVDPGHLREELTRYLFTLQIKKDLALGRLPCSDNCTALMISHILQSELGDFHEETDRKYLAQTRYLPNQDDLESKIVHFHQKHIGRSPAEADILLLDIARKLDMYGIRPHPASDGEGMQIQLAVAHMGVLVLRGNTKINTFNWAKIRKLSFKRKHFLIKLHANILVLCKDTLEFTMASXDACKAFWKTCVEYHAFFRLSEEPKSKPKTLLCSKGSSFRYSGRTQRQLLEYGKKGRLKSLPFERKHYPSQYHERQCRSSPDLLYDVSKQVEDLRLAYGSGYYRNVNGVHASEPVLDSRRRNSAVEVTFAAELEHSKPEAEPTSLHQSQSSSSFPFIYTDPVFTTDPDPDYFEERSPLSSFQTSCKFADNHTSTSSALISKVSPARQLTYTDVPYIPCTGQQVIMLPQVFFYVDRPPQVPRQSPIMAEERERPDSCLQPTAMKPAKRSPRNLRMKSFQQDFQELHEAMAQTTGRGNLNVDLEEEDPNLEDAFAYNIQEPTPKRSQSQSDMKTIRFPFGSEFRPLGPCPALSRKADLFTYVFAEQEFPTVLVDQGATEGYVASESSDSESEILKPDYYSLYDKGISSPTARIRLSSGSLQLDEEDEDVSFNTSSAEDTTLXKPRNYFLA from the exons ATCCTAAGGAGGTTGTTTTCAAATTTATGGTGAAATTTTTCCCAGTGGACCCTGGACATCTGCGAGAAGAGCTTACAAG GTATCTTTTTACTCTTCAAATAAAGAAGGATTTGGCTCTGGGAAGGCTTCCATGCAGTGACAACTGTACAGCGTTGATGATATCTCACATCTTACAAT CAGAACTGGGAGACTTTCATGAAGAAACAGATAGGAAATATTTGGCACAAACCCGGTACTTACCGAACCAAGACGATTTAGAGAGCAAGATCGTGCACTTCCATCAGAAGCACAT TGGCAGGAGCCCAGCTGAAGCTGACATTCTGCTACTGGACATAGCGAGGAAGCTGGATATGTACGGCATCAGGCCGCACCCTGCCAGTGATGGTGAAGGGATGCAGATCCAACTGGCTGTTGCTCACATGGGCGTACTGGTGTTACGG ggaaatacaaagataaatacttTCAACTGGGCTAAAATCCGCAAGTTGAGttttaagagaaaacattttctcatCAAACTTCATGCCAACATCTTG GTGTTGTGCAAGGATACCTTGGAGTTCACCATGGCCAGCTGAGATGCCTGCAAGGCTTTCTGGAAGACTTGTGTGGAGTACCATGCTTTCTTCAGACTTTCTGAAGAGCCCAAATCAAAGCCTAAAACCCTACTCTGCagcaagggttccagtttccgCTACAG CGGAAGAACCCAAAGGCAACTTTTGGAATATGGGAAAAAGGGGAGGTTGAAGAGCTTGCCATTTGAAAG GAAACATTACCCATCTCAGTACCATGAACGACAGTGCAGGTCCTCACCAGACCTCCTCTATGATGTGTCAAAACAA GTGGAAGATTTGAGACTAGCCTATGGCAGTGGGTACTACCGAAATGTGAATGGAGTGCacgcctctgagcctgtgctggACAGCAGGAGGAGAAACTCTGCAGTGGAGGTGACCTTTGCAGCCGAGCTGGAGCATTCCAAACCAGAGGCAGAGCCCACATCATTACATCAGTCCCAGAGCAGTTCCTCGTTCCCTTTTATTTATACAGACCCTGTCTTTACCACCGACCCTGATCCTGACTACTTTGAGGAAAGGAGTCCTCTAAGCTCCTTCCAAACAAGCTGTAAGTTTGCTGACAATCACACGAGCACATCTTCTGCCCTTATAAGCAAAGTGAGTCCAGCAAGGCAGCTAACTTACACAGATGTGCCCTATATTCCTTGTACTGGTCAGCAGGTTATTATGCTTCCCCAAGTCTTCTTTTATGTGGACAGACCACCCCAGGTGCCCAGACAGTCTCCAATCATggcagaggaaagggaaaggCCAGACAGCTGTCTACAGCCTACCGCAATGAAGCCAGCCAAAAGAAGTCCAAGGAACCTCAGAATGAAGAGCTTTCAGCAAGACTTTCAAGAACTCCATGAAGCTATGGCCCAAACTACTGGCAGGGGCAACCTCAATGTAGATCTAGAAGAGGAAGATCCAAATTTAGAAGATGCATTTGCATATAACATTCAAGAGCCAACCCCTAAACGGTCCCAGAGCCAATCAGACATGAAAACTATCCGTTTTCCTTTTGGATCAGAATTTAGACCTTTAGGGCCTTGTCCTGCTCTGAGTCGTAAAGCTGACCTGTTTACATATGTGTTTGCAGAGCAGGAGTTTCCAACAGTTTTAGTGGATCAGGGAGCAACAGAAGGGTATGTAGCTAGTGAATCCAGTGATTCTGAATCAGAGATTCTTAAACCAGACTACTACTCTTTGTATGACAAAGGAATAAGTTCACCCACGGCCAGAATCCGCTTGTCTTCTGGTAGCCTACAGCTAGATGAAGAAGATGAAGATGTCTCTTTCAATACATCAAGTGCTGAAGATACGACTTTGTGAAAACCACGTAATTACTTTTTAGCTTAA